From the genome of Mycetocola spongiae, one region includes:
- a CDS encoding ABC-F family ATP-binding cassette domain-containing protein has protein sequence MSLVRFNDVEVWFENAQILREAFFRLDAGDRVGLIGRNGSGKTTLLRLVLDQIQPDRGEVSVDPDIRIGYFSQFSELDGTATISEVLDALFVEVHAVEAELATIDAAIAADPMGDLDALILRQSELFVEMDRIDGWDYQRKIDRALTTLGFTEAHRICAIDELSGGWRNRAALAKILLEEPDVLLLDEPTNFLDVPGVEWLESWFRDFKGAAIIVSHDRKFLDAVATRIVEVENYHLHEYPGNFAEYIVQKQFRLKTLETQFQHESELLAFEAEGIADRREAAKNASKNLGKQLAGIKKARAPRPVDEILTEIYGGLHVKEILCRVSGLEKSYGERTLFRDVEFELRRGNRLVVLGANGSGKSTLLRVLTGEERADSGSVAWAGGIKTVSYNRMLEELDLDDTVTHAVNGLPDSLALTATRKSVGRFLSMFQFSEADKKKRIRELSGGQRARVAMAQCLLSGASVLILDEPTNHLDLASTQVMERALVHFPGAVIVVSHDRFFTEKVANRLLVFGAEGAGPGEILARAV, from the coding sequence ATGAGCCTGGTTCGGTTTAACGATGTTGAGGTTTGGTTTGAGAACGCGCAGATCCTGCGGGAGGCGTTTTTCCGGCTCGATGCGGGGGACCGGGTGGGGCTGATCGGGCGCAACGGCTCGGGTAAAACCACCCTGCTGAGGCTGGTCCTGGACCAGATCCAGCCCGATCGCGGCGAGGTCAGCGTGGACCCCGATATCCGCATCGGCTATTTTTCACAGTTTTCCGAGCTGGACGGCACCGCCACCATCAGCGAGGTCCTGGACGCACTTTTTGTTGAGGTGCACGCGGTGGAGGCCGAACTGGCCACGATCGACGCCGCGATTGCGGCCGATCCGATGGGCGATCTGGACGCCCTGATCCTGCGCCAGTCCGAGCTTTTTGTGGAGATGGACCGCATCGACGGCTGGGATTATCAGCGCAAGATCGACCGCGCCCTCACCACGCTGGGCTTCACCGAGGCGCACCGCATCTGCGCGATCGACGAGCTCTCGGGTGGATGGCGCAACCGCGCGGCGCTGGCCAAGATCCTGCTGGAGGAGCCCGATGTGCTGCTGCTGGACGAGCCCACCAACTTCCTCGATGTGCCCGGCGTGGAGTGGCTCGAATCCTGGTTCCGCGACTTTAAGGGGGCCGCGATCATCGTGTCCCACGACCGGAAATTCCTCGATGCCGTGGCCACCCGGATCGTGGAGGTGGAAAATTATCACCTGCATGAATACCCCGGGAATTTTGCCGAATATATCGTGCAGAAGCAGTTCCGCCTGAAGACGCTTGAGACCCAGTTCCAGCACGAATCCGAGCTGCTGGCATTTGAGGCCGAGGGGATCGCCGACCGCCGCGAGGCCGCCAAAAACGCCAGTAAAAACCTCGGCAAGCAGCTGGCCGGCATTAAAAAGGCGCGCGCCCCGCGGCCCGTGGACGAGATTCTCACCGAGATCTACGGCGGCCTGCACGTGAAGGAAATCCTGTGCCGCGTGAGCGGGCTGGAAAAATCCTATGGCGAGCGCACTCTCTTCCGCGATGTGGAATTTGAGCTGCGCCGCGGCAACCGCCTCGTGGTGCTGGGCGCCAACGGCAGCGGAAAATCCACGCTGCTGCGCGTGCTCACGGGGGAGGAGCGCGCCGATTCCGGCAGCGTGGCCTGGGCCGGCGGCATTAAGACCGTGTCCTATAACCGGATGTTGGAGGAGCTTGACCTCGACGATACCGTGACCCACGCGGTGAACGGGCTGCCCGATAGCCTCGCGCTCACCGCCACGCGGAAATCCGTGGGCCGCTTCCTGTCGATGTTCCAGTTCTCGGAGGCCGATAAGAAAAAGCGCATCCGCGAGCTCTCGGGTGGTCAGCGTGCCCGCGTGGCGATGGCGCAGTGCCTGCTCTCCGGGGCCTCCGTGCTGATCCTGGATGAGCCCACCAACCACCTCGACCTCGCCAGCACCCAGGTCATGGAGCGCGCGCTGGTGCACTTCCCGGGCGCGGTGATTGTGGTCAGCCACGACCGGTTCTTCACCGAGAAGGTCGCCAATCGGCTGCTGGTTTTTGGTGCCGAGGGCGCCGGGCCGGGCGAGATTCTCGCGCGCGCCGTCTAG
- a CDS encoding LysR family transcriptional regulator, translating into MNLEQLRSFVEVARIGHFTRAAAQLHLAQPSLSRQISALEADLGTELFHRVRGNISLTAAGESLLPLATRMLADAEAVRHEMQELAGLGRGRVRLGATPTLCLSLVAEVLVAFHASYPGIGLHLSEGGSRGLLEDLAGGALDLALITTSEEGAPRGNLERIPLLTEELVVISAAASPVLGRGGALSLAQLARLPQITFHESYDVRAATMAAFAQAGLTPHIVLEGSEMDAVLRCVERGLGVAVVPAMVLADRPGLRAVRLRGAGLDRTISLAHRADVPLSRAARAMRDLVISTAHALAISTPEGEALIARPAPAH; encoded by the coding sequence ATGAATCTTGAACAGCTGCGCAGCTTTGTGGAGGTGGCCCGGATCGGCCACTTCACGCGGGCCGCGGCGCAGCTCCATCTTGCCCAGCCCTCGCTGAGCCGCCAGATTTCCGCGCTCGAGGCCGACCTGGGCACCGAGCTCTTTCACCGCGTGCGCGGCAATATCTCGCTGACCGCGGCGGGGGAATCGCTGCTGCCGCTGGCCACGCGGATGCTCGCGGATGCCGAGGCCGTGCGCCACGAAATGCAGGAATTGGCCGGGTTGGGCCGCGGCCGGGTGCGGCTCGGCGCCACCCCCACGCTGTGCCTGAGCCTCGTCGCCGAGGTGCTGGTGGCCTTCCATGCGAGCTATCCCGGGATCGGGCTGCACCTGAGCGAGGGGGGATCGCGCGGCCTGCTGGAGGACCTCGCCGGGGGAGCGCTGGACCTCGCGCTGATCACCACCTCCGAGGAGGGGGCGCCGCGCGGAAACCTGGAGCGCATTCCGCTGCTGACCGAGGAACTGGTGGTGATTAGTGCGGCCGCCAGCCCGGTGCTGGGACGGGGCGGGGCGCTGAGTCTCGCGCAGCTCGCGCGGCTGCCGCAGATCACGTTTCACGAGAGCTATGACGTGCGCGCGGCCACGATGGCAGCGTTTGCCCAGGCCGGGCTCACCCCGCATATAGTGCTTGAGGGTTCGGAGATGGATGCCGTGCTGCGCTGCGTGGAGCGCGGGCTGGGGGTCGCGGTGGTGCCCGCGATGGTCCTCGCCGACCGCCCGGGCCTGCGCGCGGTGCGGCTGCGCGGCGCGGGGCTGGATCGCACCATCAGCCTCGCCCATCGCGCCGATGTGCCGCTGTCCCGGGCCGCGCGCGCGATGCGGGACCTCGTCATCTCCACCGCGCATGCCCTCGCGATCTCCACCCCGGAGGGGGAGGCCCTGATCGCCCGCCCGGCACCGGCGCACTAA
- a CDS encoding L-aspartate oxidase: protein MTPTHPTEKQISTTVLVIGTGGSGLRAAIELAELGTDVLAVGKRPRSDAHTSLAAGGINAALGTMDHEDSWQQHAADTIKESYDLANPHTVETVARGAERGIRDLERYGMPFAREADGRISQRFFGAHTYRRTAFAGDYTGLEIQRTLVNRAAQLEIPILDEVYITRLLVRDNRVFGAYGFDLNTGMRYVVHADAVILAAGGHNRIWRRTSSRRDENTGDSFRLAVDAGARLRDPELVQFHPSGIIEPENAAGTLISEAARGEGGILRNALGERFMERYDPERMELSTRDRVALAAYTEIAEGRGTANGGVWLDVSHLPREVIMERLPRVYQTMIELQMLDITREPIEIAPTAHYSMGGVWVRSTDHSTDVDGLYAIGEASSGLHGANRLGGNSLIELLVYGRIVAQAAREYSAALESQPRSAAALDAARAEINDLLAADGPENVRALQREIRNMMTERAGVVRDEEGLLAGLGTLSQIEERMTRVGIHPDIAGFQDLAHAFDLKASALAARATLEAALERRETRGCHNRSDYPLTDPNLTVNLVWSPTHGITREAIPPVPAEIAALIGEVSTAGKLVE, encoded by the coding sequence ATGACCCCCACACACCCCACGGAAAAACAGATTTCTACCACGGTCCTCGTGATCGGCACGGGCGGCTCCGGCCTGCGCGCCGCGATCGAGCTGGCCGAGCTGGGCACCGATGTTCTTGCGGTGGGCAAGCGCCCGCGCTCGGATGCCCATACCTCCCTGGCCGCGGGCGGCATTAACGCCGCCCTCGGCACGATGGACCACGAGGACTCCTGGCAGCAGCACGCCGCCGATACCATCAAGGAAAGCTACGACCTGGCCAATCCGCATACCGTCGAAACCGTGGCGCGCGGGGCCGAGCGCGGCATCCGCGATCTGGAACGCTATGGCATGCCCTTTGCGCGCGAGGCCGATGGCCGCATCTCGCAGCGCTTCTTCGGCGCGCATACCTACCGCCGCACGGCCTTCGCCGGGGACTATACGGGCCTGGAGATTCAACGCACCCTGGTCAACCGCGCCGCCCAGTTGGAGATCCCCATCCTCGACGAGGTGTATATCACCCGGCTGCTGGTGCGCGATAACCGGGTATTTGGGGCCTATGGCTTCGACCTGAATACCGGGATGCGCTATGTGGTCCACGCCGATGCGGTGATCCTCGCCGCGGGCGGGCATAACCGCATCTGGCGTCGCACGTCCTCGCGGCGCGATGAGAACACCGGCGATTCCTTCCGGCTCGCGGTGGATGCCGGGGCCAGGCTGCGCGATCCCGAGCTGGTGCAGTTCCATCCCTCGGGCATCATCGAACCCGAAAACGCCGCGGGCACCCTGATCTCCGAGGCCGCGCGCGGCGAGGGAGGCATCCTGCGTAATGCCCTCGGCGAGCGCTTCATGGAGCGCTACGATCCCGAGCGGATGGAGCTGTCCACGCGCGACCGGGTGGCCCTCGCGGCCTATACCGAGATCGCCGAGGGGCGCGGCACGGCCAATGGCGGCGTCTGGCTGGATGTCTCCCACCTGCCGCGCGAGGTGATCATGGAGCGGCTGCCGCGGGTATACCAGACCATGATCGAGCTACAGATGCTGGATATCACGCGCGAGCCCATCGAGATCGCGCCGACCGCCCATTATTCGATGGGCGGCGTCTGGGTGCGCTCCACGGATCACAGCACCGATGTGGACGGGCTCTATGCGATCGGCGAGGCGTCCAGCGGCCTGCACGGGGCCAACCGCCTGGGCGGCAACTCGCTGATCGAGCTGCTGGTTTATGGGCGGATCGTGGCCCAGGCCGCGCGCGAATACTCGGCGGCGCTCGAGTCCCAGCCGCGCTCGGCCGCCGCGCTGGATGCCGCCCGCGCCGAGATAAACGACCTCCTGGCCGCGGATGGGCCCGAAAACGTGCGGGCGCTGCAGCGGGAGATTCGCAATATGATGACCGAGCGCGCCGGGGTGGTGCGCGATGAGGAGGGCCTGCTGGCCGGGCTGGGCACGCTCTCGCAGATCGAGGAGCGGATGACCCGCGTGGGCATCCACCCCGATATCGCGGGCTTCCAGGATCTCGCGCATGCGTTTGACCTGAAGGCCTCGGCCCTCGCGGCGCGCGCCACGCTTGAGGCGGCCCTCGAGCGCCGGGAGACGCGCGGCTGCCATAACCGCAGCGATTATCCGCTGACCGATCCCAACCTCACGGTTAACCTGGTGTGGTCACCCACGCACGGCATTACGCGCGAGGCGATCCCGCCGGTTCCGGCCGAGATCGCGGCCCTGATCGGCGAGGTATCCACCGCGGGCAAGCTCGTGGAATAG
- the arfB gene encoding alternative ribosome rescue aminoacyl-tRNA hydrolase ArfB has protein sequence MDLEISPALSVPSGELEWRFSRSSGPGGQHVNTSDSRVELTWNIAESPTPTESQRERLLQKLSGRLVGGSLTVSSAEQRSQLRNRETARAKLAALLRTALAPDGPPRRPTKPTRGSQRRRLEAKGQRSDTKRGRRRPSASD, from the coding sequence ATGGACCTCGAGATTTCCCCGGCGCTGAGCGTGCCCTCGGGTGAACTCGAATGGCGCTTCTCGCGCTCCTCGGGCCCGGGCGGCCAGCACGTAAATACCTCCGATAGCCGGGTGGAGCTGACCTGGAATATCGCCGAATCGCCAACCCCGACCGAGTCCCAGCGCGAGCGCCTGCTGCAAAAACTCTCCGGCCGGCTGGTGGGCGGCTCGCTCACGGTCTCCTCCGCGGAGCAGCGCTCCCAGCTGCGCAATCGCGAGACCGCGCGTGCCAAGCTCGCGGCGCTCCTGCGCACGGCCCTGGCCCCGGATGGGCCGCCGCGGCGGCCCACCAAGCCCACGCGCGGCTCGCAGCGCCGCCGGCTGGAGGCCAAGGGGCAGCGCTCGGATACCAAGCGCGGCCGCCGCCGCCCCTCCGCCTCGGACTAG
- a CDS encoding heavy metal translocating P-type ATPase: protein MSTPAPTSLGSGIELDIGGMTCASCAMRIEKKLNKLDGVSATVNYATEKARVSVPAGYDPALLIAEIEKTGYSAELPAPPGKPAAAEGEETDPELASLRTRLIASIILTVPVIAMAMVPAWQFTYWQWASLALAAPVILWGAWPFHRAAWINLKHGAATMDTLISMGTSAAFLWSLYALFWGTAGTPGMTHAFEFSLAPSDGAANIYLEVGAGVTMFILAGRYFEKRSKKQAGAALRALLELGAKEVAVLRGGTETRIPVEDLRVGDEFIIRPGEKIATDGVVVSGSSAVDASMLTGESVPVEVAEGDPVTGATTNVGGRLVVRATRIGSDTQLAQMARLVEDAQTGKAQVQRLADRISGIFVPIVIVIAVATLGGWLGAGFPATAAFTAAVAVLVIACPCALGLATPTALLVGTGRGAQMGVLIKGPEVLESTRRIDTVVLDKTGTVTTGKMTLVEAITEPGTERADLLRLAGALEDASEHPIAQAIARAATAEVGELPAAEDFVNVTGKGVRGIVDSHAVLVGRDSLLAEWSLALSPALAGAKAAAEGEGKTVVAVAWDGAARGILVVADTVKPTSATAIAELRALGLNPILLTGDNEAVARRIAAEVGITEVIAEVLPSEKVDVIARLQAEGKIVAMIGDGINDAPALALADLGLAMGTGADVAIEASDITLVRGDLRGAVDAIRLARKTLGTIKTNLFWAFAYNVAAIPVAALGMLNPMLAGAAMALSSVFVVGNSLRLRGFKSVTAADRAPRA from the coding sequence ATGAGCACCCCCGCCCCCACGAGCCTCGGCTCCGGTATCGAACTGGATATCGGTGGGATGACCTGCGCATCCTGCGCGATGCGGATCGAAAAAAAGCTCAATAAACTCGACGGCGTCAGCGCCACGGTGAACTATGCCACCGAAAAGGCCCGCGTGAGCGTGCCCGCGGGTTATGACCCCGCCCTGCTGATCGCCGAGATCGAAAAAACCGGCTATAGCGCCGAACTGCCCGCCCCGCCCGGAAAACCGGCGGCTGCCGAGGGTGAGGAAACCGATCCCGAGCTGGCCTCGCTGCGCACCCGGCTGATCGCCTCGATCATCCTGACCGTGCCCGTGATCGCGATGGCGATGGTCCCGGCCTGGCAGTTCACCTATTGGCAGTGGGCCTCGCTGGCGCTGGCCGCACCCGTGATCCTCTGGGGCGCGTGGCCGTTCCATCGCGCGGCCTGGATCAACCTGAAACACGGTGCCGCCACGATGGACACCCTGATCTCGATGGGCACCTCCGCGGCCTTCCTCTGGTCGCTCTATGCGCTGTTTTGGGGCACCGCCGGAACCCCGGGGATGACACACGCCTTCGAGTTTTCCCTCGCCCCCTCCGATGGCGCCGCCAATATCTATCTGGAGGTGGGCGCGGGGGTCACCATGTTTATCCTCGCCGGACGCTATTTTGAAAAGCGTTCCAAAAAACAGGCCGGGGCCGCGCTGCGCGCCCTGCTGGAGCTCGGCGCCAAGGAGGTCGCGGTGCTGCGCGGCGGCACCGAGACGCGGATCCCGGTGGAGGATCTGCGGGTGGGGGACGAGTTTATTATCCGCCCGGGCGAGAAAATCGCCACCGATGGTGTGGTGGTCTCCGGCAGTTCCGCGGTGGACGCCTCGATGCTCACCGGCGAATCCGTGCCCGTGGAGGTGGCCGAGGGGGATCCCGTGACCGGGGCCACCACCAATGTGGGGGGCCGCCTCGTGGTGCGTGCCACCCGGATCGGCTCCGATACCCAGCTGGCGCAGATGGCCCGCCTGGTGGAGGACGCCCAGACCGGAAAGGCGCAGGTGCAGCGCCTCGCCGACCGCATCTCGGGCATCTTTGTGCCCATCGTGATCGTGATTGCCGTGGCCACCCTGGGCGGCTGGCTGGGTGCCGGGTTCCCGGCGACCGCCGCGTTCACCGCGGCCGTGGCCGTGCTGGTGATCGCATGCCCGTGTGCCCTGGGCCTGGCCACCCCCACCGCGCTGCTCGTGGGCACCGGCCGCGGCGCACAGATGGGCGTGCTGATTAAGGGACCCGAGGTGCTGGAATCCACGCGCCGCATCGATACCGTGGTGCTGGATAAGACCGGAACCGTGACCACCGGAAAGATGACCCTCGTCGAGGCGATCACCGAGCCCGGCACGGAACGCGCCGATCTGCTGCGCCTGGCCGGGGCACTCGAGGACGCCTCCGAGCATCCGATTGCGCAGGCAATCGCCCGTGCCGCCACCGCCGAGGTGGGGGAGCTGCCCGCGGCCGAGGACTTCGTGAATGTGACCGGCAAGGGAGTGCGCGGAATCGTGGACTCCCATGCGGTGCTGGTGGGCCGCGATTCGCTGCTCGCCGAGTGGTCGCTGGCGCTCAGCCCCGCGCTGGCCGGGGCCAAGGCCGCGGCCGAGGGCGAGGGAAAAACCGTGGTGGCGGTGGCCTGGGATGGTGCCGCGCGCGGCATCCTCGTGGTGGCCGATACGGTTAAGCCCACGAGTGCCACGGCGATTGCCGAGCTGCGCGCCCTCGGGCTTAACCCGATCCTGCTCACCGGCGATAACGAGGCCGTGGCCCGGCGGATCGCCGCCGAGGTGGGCATCACCGAGGTCATCGCGGAGGTGCTGCCCAGCGAGAAGGTGGACGTGATTGCCCGCCTCCAGGCCGAGGGCAAAATCGTCGCGATGATCGGCGATGGCATCAACGATGCCCCCGCGCTGGCCCTGGCCGATCTGGGGCTCGCGATGGGCACCGGCGCCGATGTGGCGATCGAGGCCTCCGATATCACGCTGGTGCGCGGGGACCTGCGCGGCGCGGTGGACGCGATCAGGCTGGCCCGCAAGACGCTGGGCACGATCAAAACCAACCTGTTTTGGGCCTTCGCCTATAACGTGGCGGCGATCCCCGTGGCGGCGCTGGGCATGCTCAACCCGATGCTCGCGGGGGCCGCGATGGCGCTCTCCAGCGTGTTTGTGGTGGGCAATAGCCTGCGGCTGCGCGGCTTTAAGAGCGTGACCGCCGCGGATCGCGCACCCCGGGCATAG
- a CDS encoding heavy-metal-associated domain-containing protein: MNTPARLGLYGLGLIVAFGGAFGLAGALVPESTVSGWSERVDSAEHGTTATPDAGQGDGYTLDRISAPGGVGVPGVLSLGILDKSGRPVSATAERDLNLVILRGDGSAPLRVHPVPDPQTDTWATPWQWRAGGTYRIFAELAPGAGESSAVPASGTVNVAGDFTPEIPAPRRSAEVDGYTVSLSGDLIAGSASTLTLGAERAGVPVAGLESAPSRPLALRLDTLTDVPAQSSDAAVLITAPAAGRYLISLEFRVDGHTHAAEFYLNAAPAHSAGH, from the coding sequence GTGAATACCCCCGCACGCCTCGGGCTCTACGGCCTCGGACTGATCGTGGCCTTCGGCGGGGCCTTTGGCCTCGCCGGGGCGCTGGTCCCGGAAAGCACCGTCTCCGGCTGGAGTGAGCGGGTGGACTCCGCCGAACACGGCACCACCGCGACCCCCGATGCCGGCCAGGGCGATGGCTATACGCTCGACCGGATCAGCGCACCCGGCGGCGTGGGCGTCCCGGGCGTACTCTCGCTGGGCATCCTGGATAAGAGTGGCCGGCCGGTATCCGCCACGGCGGAGCGCGACCTGAACCTCGTAATCCTGCGCGGCGATGGCTCCGCCCCGCTCCGCGTGCACCCCGTGCCCGATCCCCAGACCGATACCTGGGCCACCCCGTGGCAGTGGCGCGCCGGCGGAACCTACCGGATCTTCGCCGAGCTCGCCCCGGGCGCGGGGGAATCCTCCGCGGTGCCGGCAAGCGGCACGGTCAACGTGGCCGGGGACTTCACCCCGGAGATCCCCGCCCCGCGGCGGAGCGCCGAGGTGGACGGTTATACCGTGAGCCTCTCGGGCGACCTGATCGCGGGTTCCGCGTCCACGCTGACCCTGGGTGCCGAGCGCGCGGGAGTACCCGTTGCGGGTCTCGAATCCGCGCCCTCCCGCCCCCTGGCCCTGCGCCTGGACACCCTGACCGACGTGCCCGCGCAATCCAGCGATGCCGCCGTGCTGATCACGGCCCCCGCGGCCGGACGCTATCTGATCTCCCTGGAGTTTCGGGTGGATGGCCACACCCACGCCGCCGAGTTTTATCTCAACGCCGCCCCCGCACATTCCGCGGGGCATTAG
- a CDS encoding heavy-metal-associated domain-containing protein, whose amino-acid sequence MTTTEYQVTGMTCGHCEMSVREEVEQIDGVETIVVSAQDGTLAVTGPGEINDALVLAAVEEAGYSAVRAR is encoded by the coding sequence ATGACAACCACCGAATATCAGGTCACGGGAATGACGTGCGGACACTGCGAGATGTCCGTGCGCGAAGAGGTTGAACAGATCGACGGCGTGGAGACCATCGTGGTGAGCGCCCAGGACGGCACCCTCGCCGTGACCGGCCCCGGCGAGATTAACGACGCGCTGGTACTGGCCGCCGTGGAGGAGGCCGGCTACTCCGCCGTGCGCGCGCGGTGA
- the hrpB gene encoding ATP-dependent helicase HrpB — MSAPLFNLAAIGAGLPVAAAHAELARAISTGSAVITAPPGTGKTTYVPPLLATLLAEAGGTGRVLLSQPRRVAVRAAARRLAALDGSAVGEAVGFTVRGERRVSAATRVEVLTPGILLRRLLTDPELAGVGAVILDEVHERSVDGDLLLGFLTEVRELRPDLVLIAMSATLDASGLSELLDAPVVHVPAPLHPLEIDYVPAAIPRLDERGVTREFLRHVARVAVIEQGASGHDALVFLPGAREVDAVVQHARELADPGRVEVLALHGRLSPEEQDRAVSGAPAGAPPRIVVSTALAESSLTVPGVRLVIDAGLSREVRRDRGRDMAGLVTRSASRASAEQRAGRAARQGPGRAVRAYSEPEFARMPAAAAPEIASADLLDAALLLAAWGTPGGAGLRLLTPPPSAAMAQAVRDLCALGLAEDSGALTALGRRVAGLPVGVREARALLSGTAEVGDPAAVAEVVAAISGDFRDPGADLPHLLRELRAGRIPGARRWRAEVSRLTRIAEAEAPGVAPASRPENLAGLVAATARPEWIARRTGEHSRSYLLASGTRAALPEGSALAASEWLAIRDVQRVDGRVADGTGAVIRLAAPLDEAEALRLGAPLRENERAARVTEGRVRVQERRMLGAILLSSTPVSPLAGDTGPAFAGHLREAGLSALHWGEGASALRARLGLLQRELGAPWPAMDDASLLDSLPEWLGPDLERLSPTSSLRGLDMAQALRRLLPWPEATRLESLVPEHLAVPSGSRVRIRYPDPGTADHAERPVVAVKLQELFGLAETPRLVEGRVPVLFHLLSPAQKPLAITADLASFWNGPYREVRREMRGRYPKHPWPEDPWSAEATSRTTRAAAAHRER, encoded by the coding sequence GTGAGCGCACCCCTGTTTAATCTGGCCGCAATCGGCGCGGGCCTCCCGGTGGCCGCGGCCCATGCCGAGCTGGCGCGGGCCATTTCCACCGGCAGCGCCGTCATCACAGCTCCCCCGGGCACCGGTAAAACCACCTATGTTCCCCCGCTGCTGGCCACGCTTCTTGCCGAGGCGGGCGGCACGGGCCGGGTGCTGCTGAGCCAGCCGCGCCGCGTCGCTGTCCGGGCCGCGGCCCGACGGCTCGCCGCCCTGGACGGTTCCGCGGTGGGTGAGGCCGTGGGCTTCACGGTGCGCGGCGAGAGGCGGGTCTCCGCCGCCACCCGGGTCGAGGTGCTGACCCCCGGAATTTTATTGCGCCGGCTGCTGACCGATCCCGAGCTGGCCGGGGTGGGTGCGGTGATCCTGGACGAGGTGCATGAGCGCTCGGTGGACGGAGACCTGCTGCTGGGTTTCCTCACCGAGGTGCGCGAGCTGCGCCCGGACCTGGTGCTGATCGCGATGTCGGCCACGCTGGATGCCTCGGGCCTCTCGGAGCTGCTGGACGCCCCCGTGGTGCATGTTCCCGCCCCGCTGCATCCGCTCGAAATCGACTATGTCCCGGCCGCGATCCCGCGGCTGGATGAGCGCGGCGTGACCCGCGAGTTTTTGCGCCATGTGGCGCGCGTGGCCGTGATCGAGCAGGGCGCATCCGGCCACGATGCGCTGGTATTTTTGCCGGGTGCGCGCGAGGTGGATGCGGTGGTGCAGCACGCGCGCGAACTCGCCGATCCGGGCCGCGTGGAGGTGCTGGCGCTGCACGGCAGGCTCTCCCCCGAGGAGCAGGATCGCGCGGTCTCGGGCGCCCCCGCGGGTGCGCCGCCGCGGATCGTGGTGAGTACCGCGCTCGCGGAGAGCTCGCTCACAGTTCCCGGGGTGCGACTCGTGATCGACGCGGGATTATCCCGCGAGGTGCGCCGCGACCGCGGGCGGGATATGGCCGGGCTGGTCACGCGCAGCGCGTCGCGGGCGAGCGCCGAGCAGCGGGCGGGACGCGCGGCACGGCAGGGTCCCGGGCGGGCCGTGCGCGCCTATTCGGAACCGGAGTTTGCCCGGATGCCCGCCGCGGCGGCCCCCGAGATTGCCTCCGCGGATCTCCTCGACGCCGCGCTGCTGCTGGCCGCCTGGGGCACACCCGGCGGCGCGGGGCTGCGCCTGCTCACCCCGCCGCCTTCGGCCGCGATGGCCCAGGCGGTGCGGGATCTATGCGCGCTGGGGCTGGCCGAGGACTCGGGGGCGCTCACCGCGCTGGGCCGCCGCGTGGCCGGGCTGCCGGTGGGGGTGCGCGAGGCGCGCGCCCTGCTCTCGGGCACCGCCGAGGTCGGCGATCCGGCGGCCGTCGCGGAGGTTGTGGCCGCGATCTCCGGGGATTTCCGCGATCCCGGGGCCGATCTTCCACACCTGCTGCGCGAGCTGCGCGCGGGGCGTATCCCCGGGGCCCGGCGCTGGCGGGCCGAGGTATCCCGACTCACCCGGATTGCCGAGGCGGAGGCCCCGGGGGTGGCCCCGGCTTCCCGCCCGGAGAATCTTGCGGGCCTCGTGGCGGCGACCGCCCGGCCCGAGTGGATCGCGCGGCGCACGGGTGAGCACTCCCGCAGCTATCTCCTGGCCAGCGGCACGCGTGCGGCGCTTCCCGAGGGCAGCGCCCTGGCCGCGTCCGAGTGGCTGGCGATCCGCGATGTGCAGCGCGTGGACGGCCGGGTGGCGGATGGCACCGGCGCGGTGATCAGGCTGGCCGCGCCGCTCGACGAGGCCGAGGCCCTGCGCCTGGGGGCCCCGCTGCGGGAAAACGAGCGTGCGGCCCGCGTCACCGAGGGCCGGGTGCGCGTGCAGGAGCGGCGGATGCTCGGCGCGATCCTGCTCTCCAGCACGCCGGTATCCCCCCTCGCGGGCGATACCGGGCCCGCGTTTGCCGGCCACCTGCGCGAGGCGGGGTTATCCGCGCTGCACTGGGGCGAGGGTGCCTCCGCGCTGCGCGCCCGGCTGGGGCTGCTGCAGCGCGAACTCGGCGCTCCCTGGCCCGCGATGGACGATGCATCGCTGCTGGACTCCCTGCCCGAGTGGTTGGGCCCGGACCTGGAACGACTCTCCCCCACCTCCTCGCTGCGGGGCCTGGATATGGCGCAGGCCCTGCGCAGGCTCCTGCCCTGGCCCGAGGCCACCCGGCTGGAGAGCCTGGTTCCCGAGCACCTGGCGGTGCCCTCGGGCTCGCGTGTGCGCATCCGCTATCCCGATCCCGGCACCGCGGATCACGCGGAACGCCCGGTGGTGGCCGTGAAGCTTCAGGAGCTATTTGGCCTGGCCGAGACGCCCCGGCTGGTGGAGGGGCGGGTGCCCGTGCTGTTCCATCTGCTCTCGCCCGCGCAAAAACCGCTCGCGATCACCGCGGATCTGGCCTCGTTCTGGAACGGCCCGTATCGGGAGGTGCGGCGCGAGATGCGCGGCCGCTATCCCAAGCATCCCTGGCCCGAGGATCCGTGGAGCGCCGAGGCCACCTCCCGCACCACGCGCGCGGCGGCGGCCCATCGGGAGCGTTAG